In Polyangiaceae bacterium, the genomic window TGGCGCGAGCCCGCCGCGTTGCGGATGCGGGTCAGAAGATCACCAATCGGATCGGTCATCATGGCTTCACCAGCTCGCCTTCGTGACGCCCGGCAGCTCTCCGCGCAGCGCCAGTTGGCGCATGCAGAGGCGGCACAGGTGGAAATCGCGGTAGACCGCGCGCGAGCGACCGCAGACCTTGCAGCGCTTGACGACGCGGGTGGAGAACTTGGACGGGCGATTCACCTTCGCCCACTGAGATGCACGAGCCATGTTCCTGTCAGCTCCTGAACGGCATGCCGAGCTGACCGAGGAGCTCCTTGGCTTCCTCGTTGGTCTCGGCGGTGGTGACGATGGTGATGTTCATTCCCTTGACCTTGTCGACCTTGTCGAAGTCGATCTCGGGGAAGACGATTTGTTCCTTGAGGCCCAGCGTGTAGTTGCCGGCGCCGTCGAAGGCCTTGGCGCTGGTGCCGCGGAAGTCGCGCACGCGGGGCAAGCTCAGGTGACCAAGCGGTCCAGGAACTCCCACATGCGCTCGGCGCGCAGGGTGACCATGACGCCGATGGGCAAGCCCTGGCGCAGCTTGAAGTTCGCGATGGACTTCTTGGAGCGGGTGACCACCGGCTTTTGGCCGGCGATGGCGGTCATCTCCACCACCGCGGAGTCGATGATCTTCGGGTTCGCCACGGCCTCGCCGAGGCCCATGTTGATGACGATCTTCCGAAGCCGCGGCACCTGATTCGGGTTCTTGTAGGCGAACCGCTTCATCAAGGCCGGGACAGTCTCGGACTTGTACTTGTCCCGCAGACGGGGCGGGGGGGCGGGTACCGCGGGCGCGGCGGGCGCGGCGGGCGCAGGCGCGTTCTCGGGGGCGGCTTTCTTGCTCATGGCTTCATTCCTGCGGAGTGGGCAGGGCGGCGCCGCTCTTGGCGACGCGCTGCTTCTTGCCGTTTTCTTCCTTGAACCGAACCCGCGTCGGCTTGTCCGTCTCGGGATCGATGGGCATGACCTTGGAGAGCGCGATGGGCGCCTCGACCTCGAGGATGCCGCCGGGGCTGGTCTGGGTGGCGCGCACGTGCCGCTTCACCTGATTGACGCCCTCGACGACGACACGGTTCTTGTCCGTCAAGATCCGCATCACCTTGCCGCGCTTGCCTTTGTCGTCACCGCTGATCACGGCGACCACGTCGCCAACCCTGATGCGATTCATCACAGCACCTCCGGCGCGAGCGAGATGATCTTCATGAAGCGTTTGCCACGGAGCTCGCGGGCGACGGGCCCGAAGATGCGGGTACCGACCGGCTCCTGCTGCGCGTTGATCAAGACGGCGCTGTTGTCGTCGAACTTGATGTAGCTGCCGTCCTGACGGCGGTACTCGCGCTTGGTGCGGACCACCACGGCGCGGGCGGTCTCGCCCTTCTTCACCTTGGAGCCCGGCAGGGCTTCCTTGATGCTGACCACGATCACGTCGCCGAGCGCCGCGTAACGCCGCCGCGAGCCACCCAGCACCTTGATGCACTGGACGAGCTTCGCGCCGGAGTTGTCCGCGACGTCGAGGAACGACTGCATCTGGATCATGTGACCGGCTCCTTCTGGGTGAGCTCCACTGCGGGGCGCTCCACCAGGCGGACGACCTTCCAGCGCTTGTCACGGGACAGGGCGCGGTGCTCGATGATCTCGACGCGATCGCCGGTCTTGTAGAAGTTCTTCTCGTCGTGCGCCTTGTACTTGGCGCGCACGCGGACGTACTTCTTGTACATCGAGTCCATCTTGTGACGGACGACCTCGACGACGACCGTCTTGTCCATCTTGTCGCTGGAGACGCGCCCGATCAGGCGGCGGCGCTTGCTCAGGGCCTTGGATTCCGTGGTGGCGGTCATGATCAGTTGTCCTTGGCGCTCTGGCGCGCGTGCAGGATCTGCTCGATGCGGGCGATGTCCTTCCGCGTCTTGCGGAGAACGCTCGTGTCCTCGAGCTGGTTCACGTAGTTCTTCATGCGGCTCCCGAAGAGATCCTTCTTGAGCTGTTTCATCAGCTCGGACAGGTCCTCCGTGGTGCGCTCCGTGAGCTCTTTCGCCTTCATCACAGGTCTCCTCGCACGAGCACGCGCGTTTCGATGGGGAGCTTGGCCGAGGCCAAGGCGAACGCGTCGCGGGCCTCCTTCTCGGTGACGCCGGAGATCTCGAACAGCACCCGGCCGGGCTTGACCACCGCGACCCAGCCCTCGACGCC contains:
- the rplN gene encoding 50S ribosomal protein L14 — its product is MIQMQSFLDVADNSGAKLVQCIKVLGGSRRRYAALGDVIVVSIKEALPGSKVKKGETARAVVVRTKREYRRQDGSYIKFDDNSAVLINAQQEPVGTRIFGPVARELRGKRFMKIISLAPEVL
- a CDS encoding type Z 30S ribosomal protein S14 — translated: MARASQWAKVNRPSKFSTRVVKRCKVCGRSRAVYRDFHLCRLCMRQLALRGELPGVTKASW
- the rpsQ gene encoding 30S ribosomal protein S17, with protein sequence MTATTESKALSKRRRLIGRVSSDKMDKTVVVEVVRHKMDSMYKKYVRVRAKYKAHDEKNFYKTGDRVEIIEHRALSRDKRWKVVRLVERPAVELTQKEPVT
- the rplX gene encoding 50S ribosomal protein L24 translates to MNRIRVGDVVAVISGDDKGKRGKVMRILTDKNRVVVEGVNQVKRHVRATQTSPGGILEVEAPIALSKVMPIDPETDKPTRVRFKEENGKKQRVAKSGAALPTPQE
- the rpmC gene encoding 50S ribosomal protein L29, whose protein sequence is MKAKELTERTTEDLSELMKQLKKDLFGSRMKNYVNQLEDTSVLRKTRKDIARIEQILHARQSAKDN